In one Photobacterium swingsii genomic region, the following are encoded:
- a CDS encoding putative ATP-dependent zinc protease — MKKVAVGLFAILLAGCAQQQAIQEPVKPIPETEKPADVKPTDPDLKPEIAPEIKPEVKPDVKPEVKPKPKPKPKPVTTTKDGKLILGAQEFVWLGAAKAHVKVTVDSKAKMSTIGVSDIQEFERDGKDWVKIKAGKEEVELPVERWVKSNKERLPVVKVRTRLADLNEQTEFILVKGKGVVLGENFTRDVAVIDAKRKFVQPKSK, encoded by the coding sequence ATGAAAAAAGTCGCGGTAGGTCTTTTTGCTATTTTACTCGCAGGGTGTGCACAGCAACAAGCGATACAAGAACCAGTAAAACCTATACCTGAAACAGAAAAGCCGGCAGATGTTAAGCCGACAGACCCAGATCTAAAACCTGAGATAGCACCAGAGATCAAGCCAGAGGTGAAACCAGACGTTAAGCCTGAGGTAAAACCAAAGCCGAAACCAAAACCTAAGCCAGTGACTACAACGAAAGACGGTAAGTTGATTTTGGGCGCGCAAGAGTTTGTGTGGTTGGGTGCAGCAAAAGCACATGTAAAGGTAACGGTTGATAGTAAAGCCAAAATGTCTACGATTGGTGTCTCAGATATTCAAGAGTTTGAGCGAGATGGGAAAGATTGGGTGAAAATCAAAGCGGGTAAAGAAGAAGTTGAATTACCTGTAGAGCGTTGGGTTAAAAGTAATAAAGAGCGCTTGCCTGTTGTTAAAGTACGAACACGCTTAGCTGATTTAAATGAACAAACCGAGTTCATATTGGTGAAAGGTAAGGGGGTTGTACTGGGTGAGAACTTTACACGTGATGTTGCTGTAATTGACGCAAAACGTAAGTTTGTGCAGCCTAAATCGAAATAG
- a CDS encoding YeiH family protein: MQFAKKPFAFHKADLPFYLIALVCFLPIVSSPVALILGFTLASLGLIPEKLNLASFTKKLLAYSIVGLGFGINLSEAITASQQGLGIIVSSIFCTLILGTILTRLFKLDVKTGHLIASGTAICGGSAIAAVAPAINAKDEQISLALATVFVLNSVALFIFPAIGHLFEMSQHAFGTWAAIAIHDTSSVVGAAGAYGDEALKTATTLKLARALWIIPIAFLSALMFKGDSKKIAIPYFIVFYCVAIAIAHLLPQLGDLYSLIFLASKRLLVVCLFLIGSGITVQKLRASGAKPLVLGILLWIAIGGSSLTYILMS, encoded by the coding sequence ATGCAATTTGCTAAAAAACCTTTTGCTTTTCATAAAGCTGATCTTCCTTTTTATTTAATAGCCCTTGTATGCTTTCTCCCTATTGTTAGCTCGCCTGTTGCGCTTATTTTGGGCTTTACACTCGCGAGTCTTGGCTTAATTCCCGAAAAGCTTAATCTGGCTAGTTTTACTAAAAAGCTACTAGCCTACTCAATTGTAGGCTTAGGCTTTGGTATCAATTTAAGCGAGGCAATTACCGCAAGCCAACAAGGTTTAGGGATTATTGTTTCATCTATATTCTGTACCTTAATTTTAGGAACTATACTGACCCGCTTGTTCAAACTCGATGTGAAAACAGGTCACCTGATTGCCTCAGGTACTGCAATTTGTGGTGGTAGTGCTATCGCCGCAGTTGCGCCAGCCATTAACGCAAAAGATGAACAAATTTCATTAGCACTGGCGACTGTGTTTGTGCTCAACTCTGTGGCGCTATTTATTTTCCCTGCTATTGGTCATTTATTTGAAATGAGCCAACACGCTTTTGGTACTTGGGCTGCTATCGCAATTCACGATACATCTTCTGTGGTAGGTGCAGCGGGAGCATATGGCGATGAAGCATTAAAAACAGCAACAACATTAAAGCTTGCTCGAGCACTGTGGATTATTCCAATTGCCTTTTTGAGTGCGCTAATGTTCAAAGGCGACAGTAAGAAGATTGCCATTCCTTATTTCATTGTGTTTTATTGTGTCGCCATCGCTATTGCACACCTACTGCCACAACTTGGCGATCTCTACAGCTTAATATTCTTGGCATCAAAGCGTTTACTTGTCGTGTGTTTGTTCTTAATTGGTTCTGGCATTACGGTGCAAAAACTACGTGCATCAGGTGCTAAACCACTTGTATTAGGTATTTTGCTCTGGATTGCGATTGGCGGTTCATCGTTAACTTACATCTTGATGAGCTAA
- a CDS encoding phosphotransferase, with protein sequence MNQQQLERIASDTFQKLFGLRASFVQTELTFYGCVVFLATDKQKAVIKFSKEIGRLAKEIQGLERLNKILDCPVPAIYFYGRDEGYDYLVLEWLDGRSAHELPLDKKAIATFGEHYTDVLLALHECSHEQGFELDDHTFSPRLIDAFEHWMYPVYRYLMSAASPFSRQLKDDFASLWESRAQVLAPINQGSSLVHDDCHIGNVLFDPKTYKVAALIDPCDVGFKHREFDLFHLYDVRPDLKLADMYIKKAKLADGYQARRWFLSLWDDAKHSRNIGWYDEEWISHKFERYGQECA encoded by the coding sequence ATGAATCAGCAACAATTAGAACGCATTGCGTCTGATACGTTTCAAAAGTTGTTTGGGTTGCGAGCTTCATTTGTTCAAACTGAGCTGACATTTTATGGATGTGTTGTATTCCTTGCGACAGATAAACAAAAAGCTGTCATCAAATTTTCAAAAGAAATTGGCCGGTTGGCTAAAGAGATTCAAGGGCTTGAGCGCTTAAATAAAATCCTTGATTGCCCGGTTCCTGCTATTTACTTTTATGGCCGTGATGAAGGGTATGATTATTTGGTCTTAGAGTGGTTAGATGGTCGATCTGCCCATGAGCTTCCGCTGGACAAAAAAGCCATCGCGACATTTGGTGAACACTACACTGATGTTTTACTCGCGTTACATGAATGCAGCCATGAACAAGGCTTTGAACTTGATGATCACACTTTTTCTCCAAGGCTAATTGATGCTTTTGAACACTGGATGTATCCCGTTTACCGCTATTTAATGAGTGCAGCATCCCCATTTTCTCGCCAACTAAAAGATGATTTTGCCAGTCTATGGGAGTCACGAGCGCAAGTTTTAGCACCTATAAACCAAGGTTCATCGTTAGTGCATGATGATTGCCATATAGGTAATGTCTTATTTGACCCCAAAACTTATAAAGTCGCTGCTTTGATCGACCCTTGCGATGTTGGCTTTAAGCACCGTGAGTTTGATCTGTTTCACTTATACGATGTTCGCCCAGATTTAAAGCTAGCTGACATGTACATTAAGAAAGCCAAACTTGCAGACGGCTACCAAGCTAGACGCTGGTTTCTCAGTTTGTGGGATGACGCAAAGCATAGCCGTAATATTGGTTGGTACGATGAAGAGTGGATCAGCCATAAGTTTGAGCGTTATGGCCAAGAATGTGCTTAA